ACCACCATGAGCGCCACCATGAATGACTTCGAAAGTGACATCCAGATCGTGCTGCTTGTACTTGCCGTGCAGTTCGTGGGACTGGTTGATGGGGACCTGCGGGTCCTGATCTCCGTGAATCATGAGCAGCGGCGGATCTTGCTCGTCTACGTGAAAGACGGGGCTGGCGAGACGGGCGAGTTCGGGCATGTTTTCCGGGCGATCACCCAGCAGGAGTTGCAGCGCGGGGACGCGGACACTCAAACCATGCGGCGTGGACTGGGGGAGGATCGTCATGAAGTTGGTCGGACCATAGTAGTCCACGATGGCATCGACGCGGGAGGATTCCTGATCGAAGTCGCCGAGGTCCCCTTCCAACTGCGGGTGTCCGTTGGTAACACCCATCAGGGCAACCAGGTGTCCTCCGGCCGAAGAACCGAGGATGCCGATTTTGGTGGCGTCGTAGCCGTACTTCTCTGCAGAGCCGCGCAGGAAGCGGATGGCGGCTTTGATATCGTGGATCTGGGCCGGGAAGCGGGCGACTGGGGAGAGACGGTAATCGACGCTGGCGACGGCGAAGCCCTGCTGGACCAGCGCGGCGAGGGGCATGTGGTCTTTGGAGCCGGCCCGCCAGGCACCGCCATGGATCCAGACCAGGAGCGGCGGTTGCGAGGTTCCCTCAGGGAGGTAGAGGTCGA
Above is a genomic segment from Gimesia sp. containing:
- a CDS encoding alpha/beta hydrolase, whose protein sequence is MRPFYRAGLMLALILFVSPDRSFAVESIQRINDIQYATADGHRLLLDLYLPEGTSQPPLLVWIHGGAWRAGSKDHMPLAALVQQGFAVASVDYRLSPVARFPAQIHDIKAAIRFLRGSAEKYGYDATKIGILGSSAGGHLVALMGVTNGHPQLEGDLGDFDQESSRVDAIVDYYGPTNFMTILPQSTPHGLSVRVPALQLLLGDRPENMPELARLASPVFHVDEQDPPLLMIHGDQDPQVPINQSHELHGKYKQHDLDVTFEVIHGGAHGGPQFFDAQRMQLVETFLRKHLATQPETGQKALQSN